CCTACTTCTGGATTACGAAGTATGCCATACCTTATCTTAAAAAGGGTGCAAGCATAATTAATACATCCTCTGTGACTGCGTATCGAGGCAGTCCAAAGTTGATAGATTACTCTGCAACAAAAGGTGCAATAATATCTTTTACACGAAGCTTGTCAGCAAATCTTATTGCTAAAGGAATAAGGGTTAATGCTGTTGCGCCAGGCCCGGTATGGACTCCATTGATAGCATCCTCATTTGACTCTAAAAAAAACTCGGAATTTGGAAGCGACTCGCCAATGAGAAGGGCAGCAATGCCAAATGAAATTGCACCTAGCTTTCTATTTCTAGCGAGCGAAGATTCAAATTTTATGAGCGGTCAAGTTTTACACCCTAATGGCGGAGAAGTCGTTAATGGTTAGCGAAGGAATAAATCATAGTTTTTCAAAATAGGCAGCGGAAGGTTTAAAGAAAACGCTTTTTTAACATCTTGTAAGCATTGCGCTCATATCCAAGATCCTTATTTATGCTCTTTTTGCCCAGTGATGAACTATTGCAGTCCGAGGAATGTTTACGGAATAAATGCGGCAATCTTGTTAAGATTTAGTTATTTGAAAGACTATGATTGATATAGACAAAATATTTTCGGACGGAGTTGAAGGCTCGTTTCTTGTGGAAATTGCAGCGAGAACGATAATAATGTTTCTTCTGATTTTGATCATACTCAGGCTTTCCGGTAGGAGAGGTGTTAGACAGTTGACTGTTTTTGAAGTTGCGATTATTCTCAGCCTTGGCTCGGCCGCAGGAGATCCGATGTTTCAGGAAGATTTGCCGATTTCCTATTCGGTTGTTGTTTTTATCTGTGTTATTGTACTTTACAAGTTCATAACCTGGCTCACCTACAAGTCTGAGGTGATCACTCATTTATTAGAGGGTAAAGTTTTACCAATAGTGAAGGACGGAGTATTTCACATCAAGCATGAAGATGATGATAATTTTTCGAGATCGGAGTTTTTTTCAGAACTCAGAAATTTAAACGTAGAACATTTAGGACAGGTTAAAGAGGGGGTGCTAGAGATTGATGGGACATTAAGCGTTTTATTCTATGCTGATGATGATGTTAGATATGGATTACCATTATTTCCTTCCTCCTATAAAATGGTTGATGTGTCAAATTCTGAAGGACCATTTGCATGTATGTATTGTGGCCAAGTTGTGTTTAGTTTTGATAGCGATACTCAATCCTGTACTAGGTGTCATCGAAAGCAATGGAGCAAGGCTTTAAATTCAAGAAGAGTTTAGGGTTGTCAATTTCTGTAAAAATATTCATTCTCTGCGCAGACAGCGCTATCTTGCCAAGATGAGCAAGGCTATAAAAATTACTTTATCGAACTTTACTATAGAACAAAGCTGGATTTGAATTAGGTGACAACGTGAGGCTCCAGCTAACATTGCCCCGCTTATGGGTTACAAGTGGGACCTTTTGATTAATTTTTTTAGACTACCCATATAAATGCTGTGTCCAGATATTAACGTCTTTGTGATGTTTGTCGCTATTGTGTTTATATACAAGTTTTTTACGATATTATGGTCTATCATGGATAGGAGCTGACTTAAAACATTTATATTTACCATTGCACTGGTGGCGTAGTTGTGTCTTCAATATAATATTTTTTAAATTCATAATGCCTCACTTTTTTTATGCGTTTTTCCTAATCGTATTGGACGGTAGTGATGTATTTTTGTAAAATATAATTGATTAACAGCTTCAATGGAACTTATCCGAAAATATTTTGAACGGTGGTTTGAGCTAACAGACCAAGATTGGCAGGCCTTTTATTCTAAACTTACAAAGCAGAATTTCCCTAAAAAACATATCCTCTTAAAGTCGGGGCAGATAGAAAATAATCTGTCGTTCATTGAAACAGGCATTGTACGTTTCTATATCCCAAAAGAAGAAAATGACCTTACTTTTGCGTTTGCATTTAATAACAATTTTGTAAGCGGGTACAATTCCTTTTTAACTCGAAAACCCTCAAATTACTATATAGAGACCTTAACAGAAACAACACTTTGGCAAATAACCTTTGATGATCTACAAAAAATTTACAAGGAAACAAAAATCGGTAATGCAATAGGGCGACAAGCAAGCGAAGAATTGTTTTTGAAAAAGTCGCAAAGAGAGCTTTCTCTGTTGAGTGAAACCGCTGAAAGGAGATACTTAAATCTCTTTACCGAGCGACCGGAGCTTATAAAAGAAATACCACTGAAATATATTGCTTCTTATGTTGGTGTTACACCACAAGCATTAAGTAGAATACGCAGACGAATTTCTTAACTTGGGTTCATTGATTTCTCTAGCGCAATAAACGAACTTTGCCTAAAAAAGATGAAACCGTTAATTGTTTTACTTGGTGTGTTTGCTGTTTCCCTTTTGGTTATGAAATTACTTTATGGGACTTATGAATGTGCTTTATCCGGCAGAATAGCTATGTTTGCGATGTTGATATTTTCTGCTATGGGGCATTTTGCATTTACAGAGGGAATGACTTTAATGATCCCTGAATTTATCCCCTTCAAAACAGCAACTGTTTATCTCACAGGAATTGTAGAAATTATTTTTGCGTTTGGACTTCTATTTCCAAATTATCGTACTTTAACCGCTTGGTTACTTATCGTATTCCTAATATTGGTACTTCCTGCAAATATTTATGCTTCCATAAAACAAATAGATTATCAAAAAGCTACATTTAATGGGCATGGACTAACTTATCTTTGGTTCAGAATACCTTTACAAATATTCTTCATCGTCTGGACGTACCTATCGGCGATCAGTAAATATTGATTTAACCATTCCAGAAATAGAGTTAAATATATTTAAAATGGATGTAGATTTTCGAAACGCCGGATTGGTAATGTTATGTAATAATACGAGCTGGTCGAAAACGCTATGAGGAACAAAAAAAACCTTAAGACTGGTAGGATCTCAAGTTTTCCTAATTACTACCTATTTTAAAAGTACTATTAATACAATATAGAATCCTGTTTGGTTTTAAAAAAATAAAAAAAGGCGAGTTACCATTACTCCGCATATATGAATAAATATTATGAAGTCTTTTTCCAAAAATAGTAATCACTCAGGCTCCAGTATTGATAGCGAACGGCGCGACAAGTGTGGACGATCATGGAAGACCTTTTCGATAAACGTCGGTTGTCGTGAACAACTATTCTCTCAAATAAATTAACTTGTGATGAGTACGCATTGTCGGCTTGTACATCTTTAGAAGTATGGTGTTTTTGATATTAGATCATGAGAACACTAGTAATTGAAACAAATAGCAAATTAAAAGTAACATTTTACGACGTTATTTTTGGCTAAGTATGATAATTTTGAAGAGTGATCCAAGACCGTCAACATGCGATTGTTTCAATTAACCGCTTTTAATTATCCAGCGGTTGAGTATATAAAATTGCGTCATCAATAACCAATTGTAAGTAGAAGATCCATCGCTACAGGATTAGATAGATACATACACACATTTGAATAGGAGAAAAAGACGGAAACTGGTTGAAAGATCGAAAAAGTATCTGTTTAATAGCAATATTTTTTCAAAAACCACAGATCAAAGGCGGTTTATTTTAGCAAAAGTATTAAACCTTATGTTTTATGAGAGCTCACATTAGATTTTTGATTTATTTATTACTCTTGAGCGGTACAGTAACAGCGCAAGATCGTCTTTACAAAACTAATTTTGCTCTAGCGGATGTTAAGCTTTTGGAAAGCCCTTTTAAGCATGCGCAGGACCTAAATGTAACCACATTGCTCCATTATGATGTTGATAGGCTATTGGCTCCTTTTCTAAAGGAGGCTGGTCTGCCGCCAAAAGCTCCGAGTTTTGACAATTGGATTGATCTCGATGGTCACATTGGTGGACATTACCTTTCAGCATTGGCCATTCATTATGCTGCCACAGGTAATATACAATTGAAGATTCGTATGGAATATATGCTTTCTGAATTGAAAGAATGTCAGGATAAGCATGGCAATGGTTACTTAGGCGGTGTTCCTGAGGGTAAACATATCTGGAATGAAGTTGGGGAAGGAAATGTAAATATTGTAGGGCGTTATTGGGTACCGTGGTATAATTTGCATAAGACCTATGCCGGTCTGCGGGATGCATGGTTGTATGGGGGTAATGAGCAGGCTAAGGAGATGTTTTTAAAGCTATGTGATTGGGGTGCGCAGCTGATCAGTAAGCTAGACGATACTCAGATGGAGACCATGTTAGCAAATGAATTTGGTGGCATGAACGAGGTTTATGCAGACGCCTACCAAATGACAAGAGACGATCGTTATTTAAAGACAGCAAAGAGATTCTCACATCGGGAAATATTTGACAGTATGCGTAAAAAAGTCGATAATCTCGACAATAAGCATGCAAATACACAAGTTCCTAAGGCTGTGGGATATCAACGTGTTGCCGAAGTGTCAGATGATATGGATTATGCTACTGCGGCGCGATTTTTTTGGGAGACTGTAGTGGGGTATCGTTCGCTTGCATTGGGTGGAAATAGTCGGCGCGAACATTTTCCGTCCCAGAAGGATTTTTTCAGTTACATAGAAGAACGTGAAGGGCCTGAGTCTTGTAATACAAATAATATGTTGAAGTTAACCGAGGGGCTTTTTAGGATGAGACACGATGCCAGGTTAATGGATTTTTATGAACGAGCACTTTACAACCACATTCTTTCAACACAGCATCCTGAGCATGGTGGTTATGTTTATTTTACATCAGCTAGACCCGCACATTATAGAGTATACTCCGGTGTTAACAGTGCAATGTGGTGTTGTGTGGGGACTGGAATGGAAAATCACGGCAAGTATGGCGAAATGATTTATAGTCATCAGAGTGATAGCCTTTATGTAAATCTTTTTGTGCCTTCGGAAGTTCAGTGGAAAGAGAAGAAAATTACGTTAACCCAGCAAGGTAATGTGCCCGTAACCGGTCAAGGCTCACTAACTATTAATCTTGATATGCCCACTCGAATCAAAGTGTTTGTGCGGTATCCGCTTTGGGCACAGAAAGGCGAATTTAAGGTGCAGGTGGACGGGATCAATTATGCAGATAATAGCAAACCAGGAGAGTATATTGTTATTGATCGCATATGGAAAAAAGGAGACATCGTTACATTAGATACAAAATTGAAATTTCACATCGAAGAACTTCCGTTTAACCCGGATTATGTAGCGCTATTTCGTGGGCCTATCTTAATGGGAGCAAAAGTGGGAACTAAAAATTTGGATGGCTTGGTTGCCGATGACCATCGTTGGGGACATATAGCACACGGCCCGCTGGTTTCGCTGTTCGATAGTCCGATCCTTTTGGGAGAACGAGAGGATCTGCTAAAATTACTGAATGAGAGCCCACCGTTAAATAGCGATTCACTCCATTATAATATGAATGCAGCGGTTACAAGGGGAAATGAAAAGAATTTGATACTTCAACCATTTTATCAAATTCATGATAGCCGTTATATGATGTATTGGCTGTCTGTAACAAAAAATAGATTTGATAATCTCCAAAAGGAAATGGAGCATAAAGAACAGGAAAAAATTGGGTTGGATCAGCGTACTGCGGACATGATCAAGCTAGGAGAGCAGCAACCGGAAGTGGACCATGTGTTGAAAGGCGAAAACATCGCCAAAGGTGTTCATCAAGGTGAGTCATGGCGTCAAACGAATAGCGGAGGTAGCTTTTCTTTTGAACTCCAAACCAATAAGAAACAACCATTAGATCTTTTAGTCCGATATTGGGGATATGAGCTTGGGAATAAGAAATTTGATATTTTGGTTGATGACAAGATACTTGTTGCGGAAGATGTCGGTAAAAAATGGGAACAGAGTAGATTTTTCGATATCACTTATTCCATTCCCCAAGAGTGGACTAAAAACA
The genomic region above belongs to Sphingobacterium zeae and contains:
- a CDS encoding DUF421 domain-containing protein — encoded protein: MIDIDKIFSDGVEGSFLVEIAARTIIMFLLILIILRLSGRRGVRQLTVFEVAIILSLGSAAGDPMFQEDLPISYSVVVFICVIVLYKFITWLTYKSEVITHLLEGKVLPIVKDGVFHIKHEDDDNFSRSEFFSELRNLNVEHLGQVKEGVLEIDGTLSVLFYADDDVRYGLPLFPSSYKMVDVSNSEGPFACMYCGQVVFSFDSDTQSCTRCHRKQWSKALNSRRV
- a CDS encoding Crp/Fnr family transcriptional regulator, giving the protein MELIRKYFERWFELTDQDWQAFYSKLTKQNFPKKHILLKSGQIENNLSFIETGIVRFYIPKEENDLTFAFAFNNNFVSGYNSFLTRKPSNYYIETLTETTLWQITFDDLQKIYKETKIGNAIGRQASEELFLKKSQRELSLLSETAERRYLNLFTERPELIKEIPLKYIASYVGVTPQALSRIRRRIS
- a CDS encoding DoxX family protein; this translates as MKPLIVLLGVFAVSLLVMKLLYGTYECALSGRIAMFAMLIFSAMGHFAFTEGMTLMIPEFIPFKTATVYLTGIVEIIFAFGLLFPNYRTLTAWLLIVFLILVLPANIYASIKQIDYQKATFNGHGLTYLWFRIPLQIFFIVWTYLSAISKY
- a CDS encoding glycoside hydrolase family 127 protein is translated as MRAHIRFLIYLLLLSGTVTAQDRLYKTNFALADVKLLESPFKHAQDLNVTTLLHYDVDRLLAPFLKEAGLPPKAPSFDNWIDLDGHIGGHYLSALAIHYAATGNIQLKIRMEYMLSELKECQDKHGNGYLGGVPEGKHIWNEVGEGNVNIVGRYWVPWYNLHKTYAGLRDAWLYGGNEQAKEMFLKLCDWGAQLISKLDDTQMETMLANEFGGMNEVYADAYQMTRDDRYLKTAKRFSHREIFDSMRKKVDNLDNKHANTQVPKAVGYQRVAEVSDDMDYATAARFFWETVVGYRSLALGGNSRREHFPSQKDFFSYIEEREGPESCNTNNMLKLTEGLFRMRHDARLMDFYERALYNHILSTQHPEHGGYVYFTSARPAHYRVYSGVNSAMWCCVGTGMENHGKYGEMIYSHQSDSLYVNLFVPSEVQWKEKKITLTQQGNVPVTGQGSLTINLDMPTRIKVFVRYPLWAQKGEFKVQVDGINYADNSKPGEYIVIDRIWKKGDIVTLDTKLKFHIEELPFNPDYVALFRGPILMGAKVGTKNLDGLVADDHRWGHIAHGPLVSLFDSPILLGEREDLLKLLNESPPLNSDSLHYNMNAAVTRGNEKNLILQPFYQIHDSRYMMYWLSVTKNRFDNLQKEMEHKEQEKIGLDQRTADMIKLGEQQPEVDHVLKGENIAKGVHQGESWRQTNSGGSFSFELQTNKKQPLDLLVRYWGYELGNKKFDILVDDKILVAEDVGKKWEQSRFFDITYSIPQEWTKNKTKIRVEFKARENNSTGRIFQVRLVERHR